A region from the Bacilli bacterium PM5-9 genome encodes:
- a CDS encoding ribose transport system ATP-binding protein (product_source=KO:K10441; cath_funfam=3.40.50.300; cog=COG1129; ko=KO:K10441; pfam=PF00005; smart=SM00382; superfamily=52540), giving the protein MKVQFKNINKAFNGVNVLNDISLTINGGIHALMGENGAGKSTLMKILTGVYQADSGDIYVDGDLKKYKHPRKAEEDGIVFIHQELNILPHMSVTDNIFLNKEITNGFLVNQKEMDKQAKKLLNDLGLDIDVCKDASKYSVGQQQIIEIAKALKEQAKLIIMDEPTAALSEKETVKLFEIIENLKNQGITIIYISHRMEEVFKLCDYVSVLRDGMFIDTLDVKNTSNNDIIKLMVGREIVDIYPKKDKYLDEITLSVNSITKKSKYNDISFELHKGEILGFAGLMGSGRTEVMHGIFGSDPFDEGEIFVAGKNINNKIEASIENKIAFITEDRKSQGIITDFDIKDNIVMTNYDSVLKKWRLSNTRQHEVSKKYIDMLNIKCSGVHHLLKKMSGGNQQKVVIGKWLNISPNILIMDEPTRGVDVGAKQEIYSIMKKLCEDGLSIILVSSEMPEVLGMSDRVAVMHEGKLMKILDKEEASQEKVMQLATGGNDSV; this is encoded by the coding sequence GCTTTAATGGGTGAAAATGGAGCAGGGAAATCAACGTTAATGAAGATTTTAACAGGAGTTTATCAAGCTGATAGTGGTGATATTTATGTTGATGGTGATTTAAAAAAATATAAACATCCAAGAAAAGCAGAAGAAGATGGAATTGTTTTTATTCATCAAGAATTAAATATTCTACCTCACATGTCAGTTACTGATAATATTTTCTTAAACAAAGAAATTACTAATGGTTTTTTAGTAAACCAAAAAGAAATGGATAAGCAAGCAAAGAAATTATTAAATGATTTAGGATTAGATATTGATGTATGTAAAGATGCATCTAAATATTCAGTGGGACAACAACAAATCATTGAGATTGCTAAAGCTCTAAAAGAACAAGCTAAGCTAATTATTATGGATGAACCAACAGCAGCTTTATCAGAAAAAGAAACAGTTAAATTATTTGAAATAATCGAAAACTTAAAAAATCAAGGAATTACAATAATTTATATTTCACATCGTATGGAAGAAGTCTTTAAGTTATGTGATTATGTATCGGTTTTAAGAGATGGGATGTTTATTGATACACTTGATGTTAAAAATACCAGCAATAACGATATTATTAAGTTAATGGTTGGTCGAGAAATAGTTGATATTTATCCAAAGAAAGATAAATATCTTGATGAAATAACTTTAAGTGTTAATTCAATAACAAAAAAATCTAAATATAATGATATATCTTTTGAACTACATAAAGGTGAAATATTAGGATTTGCTGGGTTAATGGGATCAGGAAGAACAGAAGTAATGCATGGAATTTTTGGTTCTGATCCATTTGATGAAGGTGAAATATTTGTAGCTGGAAAAAACATTAATAATAAAATTGAAGCAAGTATTGAAAATAAGATTGCCTTTATAACTGAGGATAGAAAAAGCCAAGGAATAATTACTGACTTTGATATTAAAGATAATATTGTAATGACAAATTATGATTCAGTATTAAAGAAATGGCGTTTAAGTAATACAAGACAGCATGAAGTTAGTAAAAAATATATTGATATGTTAAATATTAAGTGTTCAGGTGTTCATCATTTATTAAAGAAAATGAGTGGTGGAAATCAACAGAAAGTTGTTATTGGAAAATGGCTTAATATTAGTCCAAATATTCTAATAATGGATGAACCAACTCGTGGTGTTGATGTTGGAGCAAAACAAGAAATATATTCAATTATGAAAAAACTATGTGAAGATGGTTTATCAATTATTCTTGTATCATCTGAAATGCCAGAAGTATTGGGAATGTCAGATCGAGTTGCAGTAATGCATGAAGGAAAGTTAATGAAAATTTTAGATAAAGAAGAAGCTAGTCAAGAAAAAGTAATGCAACTAGCAACCGGAGGTAATGATAGTGTTTAA